The following proteins come from a genomic window of Lycium ferocissimum isolate CSIRO_LF1 chromosome 4, AGI_CSIRO_Lferr_CH_V1, whole genome shotgun sequence:
- the LOC132053171 gene encoding two-pore potassium channel 1-like produces the protein MTGINIKQPLLDQLPKTLQNVDQRRRRLRRHKSAPMAEFVPGEMNDTKDDQSLPHYETILDKLHPSFRKVILYLVIYVTIGTTCFYFVRDQIRGKKVNGVLDSVYFCVVTMTTVGYGDLWPNSATTKLLACFFVFSGMAFAGMVLSKGADYLVEKQETVLFKAMHMRDKASPSEILEEIETNRVRYKCIVTTASLVVLIVVGTVFLVKVEKLSTIDAFYCVCSTITTLGYGEKSFSTEAGRIFAIFWILTSTVCVAQFFLYVAEFNTQSRQKELVKLVLTRRMTNVDLEEADLDNDGVVGAAEFVVYKLKEMGKINQEDVSLLLDEFESLDVDQSGTLSTTDLTLAQSS, from the exons ATGACGGGCATTAACATAAAGCAGCCCTTATTAGATCAGCTGCCTAAAACCCTTCAAAATGTTGACCAAAGGAGAAGAAGACTTCGCCGGCATAAAAGTGCTCCTATGGCCGAATTTGTTCCTGGAGAAATGAATGACACAAAGGACGACCAATCCCTCCCACATTACGAGACAATATTGGATAAACTCCATCCTAGTTTTAGGAAAGTCATTCTTTACTTGGTTATATATGTGACTATTGGTACCACGTGCTTTTACTTTGTTCGGGACCAAATCAGGGGAAAGAAAGTAAATGGGGTACTCGATTCTGTTTACTTTTGTGTTGTGACAATGACAACTGTTGGATACGGGGACCTCTGGCCTAACAGTGCAACTACTAAATTGCTTGCctgtttctttgttttctctggGATGGCATTTGCTGGAATGGTTCTAAGCAAAGGAGCAGACTATTTGGTGGAGAAACAGGAAACTGTATTATTCAAAGCAATGCATATGCGTGATAAAGCCAGTCCGAGTGAAATTCTAGAGGAAATCGAAACCAACAGAGTAAGGTACAAGTGCATCGTAACAACGGCCTCTCTCGTGGTGCTAATAGTTGTTGGAACGGTTTTCCTTGTCAAGGTAGAAAAGTTAAGTACCATTGATGCGTTTTATTGCGTCTGTTCTACCATCACAACACTAGGATATGGAGAAAAAAGCTTCTCAACTGAAGCAGGGCGTATTTTTGCTATATTCTGGATTTTGACCAGCACCGTATGTGTGGCTCAGTTCTTCCTTTATGTTGCTGAATTTAACACGCAAAGTAGGCAGAAGGAGCTGGTGAAATTGGTTCTTACAAGAAGGATGACAAATGTGGACTTGGAAGAAGCTGATCTTGATAATGATGGGGTTGTAGG GGCTGCTGAATTTGTGGTTTATAAACTTAAGGAGATGGGGAAGATCAACCAAGAAGACGTATCACTTTTGTTAGACGAGTTTGAAAGTCTTGATGTCGATCAGTCCGGAACTTTGTCAACCACAGATTTGACACTTGCCCAATCATCTTGA
- the LOC132053173 gene encoding two-pore potassium channel 1-like, which produces MAGGNRMQPVLPKTLKNVDPRRRRLRRHKSAPMAEFVPGEMNDTKDNQSLPRYESILDKLHPSFRRVILYLVIYVTIGTTCFYFVQNQIKGKKVNGVLDSVYFCVVTMTTVGYGDLVPDSATAKLLASFFVFSGMAFGGMVLSKGADYLVEKQEKLLIKAMHMRDKAGPSEILEEIKTNKVRDKCIVITASLVVLIVVGTVFLAKVEKLSTIDAFYCVCSTITTLGYGDKSFSSKVGRVFAIFWILTGTICVAQFFLYVAELNTERRQKELVKWVLTRRMTNVDLEEADLDNDGVVGAAEFVVYKLKEMGKINQDDISLLLDEFESLDIDQSGTLSTADLTLAQSS; this is translated from the exons ATGGCGGGTGGCAACAGAATGCAGCCCGTGCTGCCTAAAACCCTTAAAAATGTTGATCCAAGGAGAAGAAGACTTCGCCGACATAAGAGTGCTCCTATGGCGGAATTTGTTCCTGGAGAAATGAATGACACAAAGGACAACCAATCACTCCCACGTTACGAATCAATATTGGATAAACTACATCCGAGTTTTAGGAGAGTCATTCTTTACTTGGTTATATATGTGACTATTGGTACCACATGCTTTTACTTTGTTCAGAACCAGATCAAGGGAAAGAAAGTAAATGGGGTACTTGATTCTGTTTACTTTTGTGTTGTGACAATGACCACTGTCGGATACGGAGACCTCGTGCCTGACAGTGCAACTGCTAAACTGCttgcttctttctttgttttctccgGAATGGCATTTGGCGGAATGGTTCTTAGCAAAGGAGCAGACTATTTAGTGGAGAAACAGGAAAAACTATTAATTAAAGCAATGCATATGCGTGATAAAGCTGGTCCGAGTGAAATTCTAGAggaaatcaaaacaaacaaagtAAGGGACAAGTGCATCGTCATAACGGCCTCTCTCGTGGTGCTAATAGTTGTTGGAACGGTGTTCCTTGCCAAGGTAGAAAAGTTAAGTACTATTGATGCGTTTTATTGTGTCTGTTCTACCATCACGACGCTAGGATATGGAGACAAAAGCTTCTCATCTAAAGTGGGGCGTGTTTTTGCTATATTCTGGATTTTGACTGGCACCATATGTGTGGCTCAGTTCTTCCTTTATGTTGCTGAATTAAACACAGAAAGGAGACAGAAGGAGCTGGTGAAATGGGTTCTTACAAGAAGGATGACAAATGTGGACTTGGAAGAAGCTGATCTTGATAATGATGGGGTTGTAGG GGCTGCTGAATTTGTGGTTTATAAACTTAAGGAGATGGGGAAGATCAACCAAGACGACATATCACTTTTGTTGGACGAGTTTGAAAGTCTTGATATCGATCAATCTGGAACTTTGTCAACGGCAGATTTGACACTTGCCCAATCATCTTGA